A genomic region of Papaver somniferum cultivar HN1 chromosome 7, ASM357369v1, whole genome shotgun sequence contains the following coding sequences:
- the LOC113292990 gene encoding protein BREAKING OF ASYMMETRY IN THE STOMATAL LINEAGE-like isoform X2 codes for MCTPWTASRIVRWRRSSSTVFCCKHHHKHSDGGDQPLSTLRRSVSHLFSEPRIYQLNKLQLERQEEEEEEDCDYHQERTDEEEEYGINSSSSSSSSSNSHGINEKFSTGDEKLSSSDDCCDRESIPRYSAVTNEKFSTSSDDIDPSIARYSAENELDSPSPNSPNFADGDYIVFCFKEGGAFDIVKDDENSSPEADSMDGTIVRLKSVNRKKQLIYNGEDNNDNNIVVDKECLPQEDHTLQRDEEEEEDEEEEEEEEEDNGKGNGNGIDLLTTTNNEWQSNTLNEKGNEKEDYDDDDKESVYFDPESSVDIIKLGRSSSTNGDDNTIGNESQSDSSTSSFAFPLLNTEWTGSPIKMPKLDSMPKLQAMSLRRHRRLGIHCCKF; via the exons ATGTGCACTCCATGGACAGCATCAAGGATTGTAAGGTGGAGAAGGTCATCATCCACTGTTTTCTGCTGCAAGCATCATCATAAGCATTCGG ATGGTGGTGATCAACCACTAAGTACATTGCGAAGATCAGTATCTCATTTATTTTCTGAACCACGAATTTACCAACTTAACAAACTACAATTAGAacggcaagaagaagaagaagaagaagactgcgACTACCACCAGGAACgtactgatgaagaagaagaatatgggattaacagcagcagcagtagtagtAGTAGCAGTAACAGTCATGGAATTAACGAAAAGTTTTCAACAGGTGACGAAAAATTATCAAGTAGTGACGACTGCTGCGACCGCGAATCAATACCACGTTACTCAGCTGTTACCAATGAAAAGTTCTCGACAAGCAGCGATGATATTGATCCATCCATAGCACGTTATTCAGCCGAAAATGAGTTGGATTCACCTTCTCCCAATTCTCCTAACTTTGCTGATGGTGATTATATTGTTTTTTGCTTTAAAGAAGGCGGTGCATTTGATATCGTCAAAGATGATGAAAATTCCTCACCTGAAGCTGATTCTATGGATGGCACCATTGTTCGACTCAAATCCGTCAACCGTAAG AAACAGCTTATTTATAATGGGGAGGACAACAATGATAATAACATCGTAGTTGACAAAGAATGTCTACCCCAAGAGGATCACACGTTgcaaagagatgaagaagaggaagaggatgaggaagaagaggaggaggaagaagaagataacggAAAGGGTAACGGAAATGGGATCGACCTTCTAACGACTACTAATAATGAGTGGCAATCCAATACCTTGAATGAAAAG GGTAATGAAAAGGAAGACTACGACGACGATGATAAAGAGAGCGTATATTTTGATCCAGAGTCTTCGGTGGACATTATCAAATTAGGTCGTTCTTCTTCCACAAATGGAGATGATAATACCATCGGTAATGAGTCACAATCAGATAGCAGCACAAGTTCCTTTGCTTTCCCTCT ATTGAATACGGAATGGACTGGGAGCCCTATAAAAATGCCTAAATTAGATTCAATGCCAAAACTACAGGCAATGAGCCTCAGGAGACATAGAAGATTGGGAATTCATTGCTGTAAATTTTAA
- the LOC113292990 gene encoding protein BREAKING OF ASYMMETRY IN THE STOMATAL LINEAGE-like isoform X1 — protein MCTPWTASRIVRWRRSSSTVFCCKHHHKHSDGGDQPLSTLRRSVSHLFSEPRIYQLNKLQLERQEEEEEEDCDYHQERTDEEEEYGINSSSSSSSSSNSHGINEKFSTGDEKLSSSDDCCDRESIPRYSAVTNEKFSTSSDDIDPSIARYSAENELDSPSPNSPNFADGDYIVFCFKEGGAFDIVKDDENSSPEADSMDGTIVRLKSVNRKVKQLIYNGEDNNDNNIVVDKECLPQEDHTLQRDEEEEEDEEEEEEEEEDNGKGNGNGIDLLTTTNNEWQSNTLNEKGNEKEDYDDDDKESVYFDPESSVDIIKLGRSSSTNGDDNTIGNESQSDSSTSSFAFPLLNTEWTGSPIKMPKLDSMPKLQAMSLRRHRRLGIHCCKF, from the exons ATGTGCACTCCATGGACAGCATCAAGGATTGTAAGGTGGAGAAGGTCATCATCCACTGTTTTCTGCTGCAAGCATCATCATAAGCATTCGG ATGGTGGTGATCAACCACTAAGTACATTGCGAAGATCAGTATCTCATTTATTTTCTGAACCACGAATTTACCAACTTAACAAACTACAATTAGAacggcaagaagaagaagaagaagaagactgcgACTACCACCAGGAACgtactgatgaagaagaagaatatgggattaacagcagcagcagtagtagtAGTAGCAGTAACAGTCATGGAATTAACGAAAAGTTTTCAACAGGTGACGAAAAATTATCAAGTAGTGACGACTGCTGCGACCGCGAATCAATACCACGTTACTCAGCTGTTACCAATGAAAAGTTCTCGACAAGCAGCGATGATATTGATCCATCCATAGCACGTTATTCAGCCGAAAATGAGTTGGATTCACCTTCTCCCAATTCTCCTAACTTTGCTGATGGTGATTATATTGTTTTTTGCTTTAAAGAAGGCGGTGCATTTGATATCGTCAAAGATGATGAAAATTCCTCACCTGAAGCTGATTCTATGGATGGCACCATTGTTCGACTCAAATCCGTCAACCGTAAGGTG AAACAGCTTATTTATAATGGGGAGGACAACAATGATAATAACATCGTAGTTGACAAAGAATGTCTACCCCAAGAGGATCACACGTTgcaaagagatgaagaagaggaagaggatgaggaagaagaggaggaggaagaagaagataacggAAAGGGTAACGGAAATGGGATCGACCTTCTAACGACTACTAATAATGAGTGGCAATCCAATACCTTGAATGAAAAG GGTAATGAAAAGGAAGACTACGACGACGATGATAAAGAGAGCGTATATTTTGATCCAGAGTCTTCGGTGGACATTATCAAATTAGGTCGTTCTTCTTCCACAAATGGAGATGATAATACCATCGGTAATGAGTCACAATCAGATAGCAGCACAAGTTCCTTTGCTTTCCCTCT ATTGAATACGGAATGGACTGGGAGCCCTATAAAAATGCCTAAATTAGATTCAATGCCAAAACTACAGGCAATGAGCCTCAGGAGACATAGAAGATTGGGAATTCATTGCTGTAAATTTTAA
- the LOC113292990 gene encoding protein BREAKING OF ASYMMETRY IN THE STOMATAL LINEAGE-like isoform X3 — MCTPWTASRIVRWRRSSSTVFCCKHHHKHSDGGDQPLSTLRRSVSHLFSEPRIYQLNKLQLERQEEEEEEDCDYHQERTDEEEEYGINSSSSSSSSSNSHGINEKFSTGDEKLSSSDDCCDRESIPRYSAVTNEKFSTSSDDIDPSIARYSAENELDSPSPNSPNFADGDYIVFCFKEGGAFDIVKDDENSSPEADSMDGTIVRLKSVNRKLIYNGEDNNDNNIVVDKECLPQEDHTLQRDEEEEEDEEEEEEEEEDNGKGNGNGIDLLTTTNNEWQSNTLNEKGNEKEDYDDDDKESVYFDPESSVDIIKLGRSSSTNGDDNTIGNESQSDSSTSSFAFPLLNTEWTGSPIKMPKLDSMPKLQAMSLRRHRRLGIHCCKF, encoded by the exons ATGTGCACTCCATGGACAGCATCAAGGATTGTAAGGTGGAGAAGGTCATCATCCACTGTTTTCTGCTGCAAGCATCATCATAAGCATTCGG ATGGTGGTGATCAACCACTAAGTACATTGCGAAGATCAGTATCTCATTTATTTTCTGAACCACGAATTTACCAACTTAACAAACTACAATTAGAacggcaagaagaagaagaagaagaagactgcgACTACCACCAGGAACgtactgatgaagaagaagaatatgggattaacagcagcagcagtagtagtAGTAGCAGTAACAGTCATGGAATTAACGAAAAGTTTTCAACAGGTGACGAAAAATTATCAAGTAGTGACGACTGCTGCGACCGCGAATCAATACCACGTTACTCAGCTGTTACCAATGAAAAGTTCTCGACAAGCAGCGATGATATTGATCCATCCATAGCACGTTATTCAGCCGAAAATGAGTTGGATTCACCTTCTCCCAATTCTCCTAACTTTGCTGATGGTGATTATATTGTTTTTTGCTTTAAAGAAGGCGGTGCATTTGATATCGTCAAAGATGATGAAAATTCCTCACCTGAAGCTGATTCTATGGATGGCACCATTGTTCGACTCAAATCCGTCAACCGTAAG CTTATTTATAATGGGGAGGACAACAATGATAATAACATCGTAGTTGACAAAGAATGTCTACCCCAAGAGGATCACACGTTgcaaagagatgaagaagaggaagaggatgaggaagaagaggaggaggaagaagaagataacggAAAGGGTAACGGAAATGGGATCGACCTTCTAACGACTACTAATAATGAGTGGCAATCCAATACCTTGAATGAAAAG GGTAATGAAAAGGAAGACTACGACGACGATGATAAAGAGAGCGTATATTTTGATCCAGAGTCTTCGGTGGACATTATCAAATTAGGTCGTTCTTCTTCCACAAATGGAGATGATAATACCATCGGTAATGAGTCACAATCAGATAGCAGCACAAGTTCCTTTGCTTTCCCTCT ATTGAATACGGAATGGACTGGGAGCCCTATAAAAATGCCTAAATTAGATTCAATGCCAAAACTACAGGCAATGAGCCTCAGGAGACATAGAAGATTGGGAATTCATTGCTGTAAATTTTAA
- the LOC113293829 gene encoding protein MICROTUBULE BINDING PROTEIN 2C-like translates to MQREISAFTLLFEVLKENNRTSNVVVSDTLPDLDQLPYIDGIDENKMLQMEEVRKAYVTAVSTAKENQDEESVVLAAKMRLRLQSLVLGPQHASSNERVHGFSALPVDMIVS, encoded by the exons ATGCAAAGGGAGATTTCAGCGTTTACACTGTTATTCGAAGTATTGAAAGAGAATAACCGTACTTCCAATGTTGTTGTTTCAGACACCCTTCCTGACTTGGATCAGCTACCATACATA GACGGCATTGATGAGAACAAGATGCTACAAATGGAAGAAGTAAGAAAGGCTTATGTTACAGCTGTTTCGACTGCAAAAGAGaaccaagatgaagaatcagTTGTTCTTGCTGCCAAGATGAGATTACGTCTTCAATCTCTTGTCCTTGGACCACAACATGCAAGTTCAAACGAAAGAGTTCACGGCTTTTCTGCTTTACCTGTGGATATGATTGTATCATAG
- the LOC113298448 gene encoding protein MICROTUBULE BINDING PROTEIN 2C-like — MYKHQHCDDVQDNGKSKAWLSVSSGGKGEDESSQTSLSSEIGRTSGSNVDGVLLQNLVEIVPLVESLMDQRPKSSFNRRASVIYTKTPSKEVDSKKTTDPKGTKKAAQSVPSKKHRDCLCDHDKNKGKNAKSYELPTCNSRASSKVRDSEEFIKLQERVEKLQRKLSEKDELLKSAQVSMKQMAALNADVSKMKKQVTGKDSLIEAAHLKLSDTQVKLGNKQATLKSLELEAKTSNRKVEILQEDLESMQREISAFTLLFEVLKENNCTSNVVVSDTLPDLDQLPYIDGIDENKMLQMEEVRKAYVAAVSTAKENQDEESVVLAAKMRLRLQSLVLGPQHASSNEKVHGFSALPVDMIVS; from the exons ATGTATAAGCATCAGCACTGTGATGATGTACAAGATAATGGCAAATCAAAAGCATGGCTTTCGGTTTCATCAGGAGGTAAAGGAGAAGATGAATCATCACAAACTTCTCTCTCTAGTGAAATTGGAAGAACCAGCGGTAGTAATGTTGACGGAGTACTTCTTCAGAATCTTGTTGAGATTGTTCCACTCGTCGAGTCTCTCATG GATCAAAGACCCAAATCTTCGTTTAATCGTCGAGCCTCTGTGATCTATACAAAGACACCGTCAAAGGAGGTCGATTCCAAGAAG ACTACTGACCCAAAAGGTACCAAAAAAGCTGCACAGTCCGTTCCATCTAAAAAGCATAGAGATTGTCTTTGTGACCATGATAAGAACAAAGGTAAAAATGCTAAAAGCTATGAACTCCCAACCTGCAACTCAAGGGCTTCGTCAAAGGTGAGGGATAgcgaagagttcataaaattacAAGAAAGAGTAGAGAAACTACAAAGAAAACTGTCGGAGAAAGATGAGCTCTTAAAATCAGCGCAGGTTTCAATGAAGCAGATGGCTGCACTTAACGCTGATGTTTCTAAAATGAAAAAACAGGTCACGGGGAAGGATTCATTGATTGAGGCCGCTCATTTGAAACTCTCTGATACACAG GTTAAGCTTGGAAACAAGCAAGCAACCCTGAAATCCTTAGAGTTGGAAGCAAAAACATCAAACAGAAAAGTTGAGATTTTACAAGAAGATCTTGAGTCCATGCAAAGGGAGATTTCAGCATTTACCCTGTTATTCGAAGTATTGAAAGAGAATAACTGTACTTCCAATGTTGTTGTTTCAGACACCCTTCCTGACTTGGATCAGCTACCATACATA GACGGCATTGATGAGAACAAGATGCTACAAATGGAAGAAGTAAGGAAGGCTTATGTTGCAGCTGTTTCGACTGCAAAAGAGaaccaagatgaagaatcagTTGTTCTTGCTGCCAAGATGAGATTACGTCTTCAATCTCTTGTCCTTGGACCACAACATGCAAGTTCAAACGAAAAAGTTCACGGCTTTTCTGCTTTACCTGTGGATATGATTGTATCATAG